One stretch of Castor canadensis chromosome 14, mCasCan1.hap1v2, whole genome shotgun sequence DNA includes these proteins:
- the LOC141416903 gene encoding uncharacterized protein isoform X1 gives MLSDPRAVVPRFSGERAEWATDGQEAGQPPSLMLITELPRVPARILSGFSFSWKTPCGGAGTLAAAPAWRQRAEIYIFLGWPLPLAEGASFVGTRRSALPRLAHLLQPRKEPRPEDRESAADSSTAANAGPRVHAACDTPLPGLGIFFPSVTTQRSRSFLRCCVVWMGVKMQRQMLNLYRDMLSSGHHRAASQANENPQDNTDGF, from the exons ATGCTGAGCGACCCCCGCGCAGTGGTACCGCGGTTCAGTGGTGAGCGCGCAGAATGGGCCACTGACGGGCAGGAAGCAGGACAGCCGCCCAGTCTCATGCTAATCACCGAGCTGCCTCGAGTCCCAGCACGGATCCTGTCAGGCTTCTCATTCTCATGGAAAACACCCTGCGGCGGCGCTGGGACCCTGGCTGCGGCCCCAGCCTGGAGACAGCGTGCggaaatttacatatttttaggaTGGCCCCTCCCACTCGCGGAGGGCGCGAGCTTCGTGGGAACGCGGAGATCGGCGCTGCCCCGCCTGGCCCACCTGCTCCAACCCCGAAAGGAACCACGGCCAGAGGACCGGGAGTCCGCCGCGGATTCCTCCACCGCCGCAAACGCGGGGCCCCGGGTCCACGCCGCCTGCGACACCCCGCTCCCCGGC TTGGGCattttttttccatctgtaaCAACGCAACGTTCAAGATCATTTTTACGCTGTTGTGTCGTATGGATGGGTGTCAAGATGCAGAGGCAGATGTTAAACCTTTATAGAGACATGCTCTCATCAG GTCACCACAGAGCTGCTTCCCAAGCCAATGAAAACCCACAAGACAACACAGATGGATTTTGA
- the LOC141416903 gene encoding uncharacterized protein isoform X2 — protein sequence MLSDPRAVVPRFSGERAEWATDGQEAGQPPSLMLITELPRVPARILSGFSFSWKTPCGGAGTLAAAPAWRQRAEIYIFLGWPLPLAEGASFVGTRRSALPRLAHLLQPRKEPRPEDRESAADSSTAANAGPRVHAACDTPLPGLGIFFPSVTTQRSRSFLRCCVVWMGVKMQRQMLNLYRDMLSSGGGARLQP from the exons ATGCTGAGCGACCCCCGCGCAGTGGTACCGCGGTTCAGTGGTGAGCGCGCAGAATGGGCCACTGACGGGCAGGAAGCAGGACAGCCGCCCAGTCTCATGCTAATCACCGAGCTGCCTCGAGTCCCAGCACGGATCCTGTCAGGCTTCTCATTCTCATGGAAAACACCCTGCGGCGGCGCTGGGACCCTGGCTGCGGCCCCAGCCTGGAGACAGCGTGCggaaatttacatatttttaggaTGGCCCCTCCCACTCGCGGAGGGCGCGAGCTTCGTGGGAACGCGGAGATCGGCGCTGCCCCGCCTGGCCCACCTGCTCCAACCCCGAAAGGAACCACGGCCAGAGGACCGGGAGTCCGCCGCGGATTCCTCCACCGCCGCAAACGCGGGGCCCCGGGTCCACGCCGCCTGCGACACCCCGCTCCCCGGC TTGGGCattttttttccatctgtaaCAACGCAACGTTCAAGATCATTTTTACGCTGTTGTGTCGTATGGATGGGTGTCAAGATGCAGAGGCAGATGTTAAACCTTTATAGAGACATGCTCTCATCAG GAGGTGGAGCAAGACTTCAGCCATGA